The Ardenticatenales bacterium genome segment GGGTTTGTGGGTTTGCGGGTTTGTGAGTTTGCGAGTGTGCGGGTTTGCGGGTTTGCGAGTGTGCGAGTGTGCGGGTTTGCGAGTCCGCGAGTTTGCGGGGCTGCGAGTTAACTCGCCACTCGCCACCTGCCACTCGCCACTCTTATTCTTATGGAATTCCCCCAAAATAGCAAGCGCCAAATGTCACGACTTCCTGTGGCAGACAGTTGCACACAAAGATTACAAAAATCTGGCAGATTTTTGTAATCTGGTGTCTAAAGCGCGCGCTTTCAAGCTAACCAGTCCTCAAGCTGTAGGTTGGGTATACGGCGGAAATGTTTCTCATTATGCGTGACCAGTGGCAAGTTATGGCGCAGCGCAATGGCAGCAATCTGTAGATCGGCCAGATGCAACGGCGCGCCCGCTTTTTCCAACGTTGCTTTCAACCAGCCGCAGCGTCGGGCAGCTTGTTCATCGAACGGGAGTACACGGAAAGCTGCCAGGAGAACGTCAACCTGGGCCAGATGTTTGGCTGTTTGTGAGGACTTATGCGCTCCATGAATCAGTTCCGCTACGTTAATGCTTGTGACGGCCAGTTCATCGCTGGGCAACACCCAGTCTCGTAGATCCAATTGACCACGCAAAATGGCAATGCAGTGGTCGCTATCCAGAATTTTCAAAGTACACCTCACGTCCGTTCATCTCTTGCCGCTCATGTGCAATATCTTCTGCCAGACGCGCAAGTTCAACTTCATCACGCCATAATCCAAAAGCAGCCATGGCGGCGTGGAGTTTCCGGTCCTCAATTTCCATCAATAGCGCCTCATCTTGCCCCAACGTCAGAGCAAGATGACGCGCCATTTGCGCCGCCTGCTCCAGCCGCGACAATTCTTCATGACCTAATAAGACCGCAACCGCGCGCTCCCGTCGTTGGATAAGAAACCGCTCCCCGGATGCTGCACGCGAGAGCAGCTCCGAAAAACGACTTTTTGCTTCGACAACATTGATCGTTTGCATCCCTGAACTCCTGTCTGTCCTTACAAACCTTATGGTCATTATGACCTGTCACAAGAAATTGTAAGATGGATATCCTTTTTGTCAATAGGTTGGTTGCCACATCCTCAGCAACCATTGAATCAGGCGGGCAAATGCTCTACAATGTTTGCTATGACCCGCCACAAATGTCCCCACCTCCCGTCCCCCTGGCTTGTTTTCCTGAGCCGCTTATGCCAACGGAGGTATACTCCGAAAGGGAATAAACTGACATTCTTGCCAGAGAGACGCATGTCAGATTATGACCTGAGCCAGTATAGATGCCATCCTTGGTTGGGTTTGCAAAGATCGTCTTATTTGTGTTGAGCTTTAGCCCTCTACTTTCCGCTAAATTTATTGACATAAACAATTGATCGAATCAAGCCCGTGTCGTTTGGATGCGAACATCCACAACAAAGAACCTTAAAAACGTGACGAAAACAGCTTGTTTTCAGGTTGAGATAGTCGCAACAGCCTGCTTTGACCGCCGGTGAGCCATAATCCCCTTGGGTAAGTGATCGGTCACCGAGGCTTTTTGGCGAAGTTCCGTGGGCAAGGGATAACTTTGCGGA includes the following:
- a CDS encoding type II toxin-antitoxin system VapC family toxin produces the protein MKILDSDHCIAILRGQLDLRDWVLPSDELAVTSINVAELIHGAHKSSQTAKHLAQVDVLLAAFRVLPFDEQAARRCGWLKATLEKAGAPLHLADLQIAAIALRHNLPLVTHNEKHFRRIPNLQLEDWLA
- a CDS encoding type II toxin-antitoxin system Phd/YefM family antitoxin, whose amino-acid sequence is MQTINVVEAKSRFSELLSRAASGERFLIQRRERAVAVLLGHEELSRLEQAAQMARHLALTLGQDEALLMEIEDRKLHAAMAAFGLWRDEVELARLAEDIAHERQEMNGREVYFENSG